The following proteins are encoded in a genomic region of Oncorhynchus kisutch isolate 150728-3 linkage group LG6, Okis_V2, whole genome shotgun sequence:
- the LOC109898572 gene encoding myocardin-related transcription factor A-like isoform X2 has product MLDTNPTLHTDPTSFGPPPISNSMDKQRIRLELERRACQSLREVLQLKLQQRRTREELVSQGIMPPLKSPAAFHEQRRSLERARTEDYLKRKIRSRPERSELVRMHILEDHVPDGCWLANPLCAVCSETSVEPSLQAKQLQLKRARLADDLNDKISHRPGPMELIHKNILPVHSSIKQAIIETDFPKVAGEISSFDEDSSDTLSPEQPIGQESPLGHGPLPSPPDALACNSTPTQFLSQYPPPPPPLPPFHGPCQPVKLSNGTAVLRTGPALIKSQPKPTSERPPQRSKKPKDNKPKVRKLKYHQYIPPDQKADHEPPPQLDSTYAKILHQQQLFLQLQILNQQQQHYNYHTILPAPPKPLTDQPPPTNGPSPSPAVPASSTSSSSQSAPSRQNVTHVGGATPGSLPPNLDDLKVAELKHELKLRSLPVSGTKNDLIERLRNYQAQQNSRGGGSATTTTAGGATGSGAGVPKTNHPTQQQQKQLLLLQQQQLSQTQALSSVVHQSGEAGVVTLATFPFMTTAPQQIMHFGSTSSSPPVSPAPSDRSLAGMSPDETSCNGDSFGEMVSSPLTQLSLHPSPQHLGTIKEELSGSAPTACQFSMAALQKRLQVAPPSVNKDQMLQEKDKQIEALTCMLRQKQRLVETLRVQLEQGKRGGRDAPPEPLGLVRVKEEPPDIPSIPSTFIPIARSPTPSQCHMEVTKMTIKQEVGDVEEAVEPSLEAPPQQVQLEQIQAQQRSQLEQLKLQQMQQINALQLAQQQALQQLLLQQNQQNLQKHRSQQRKKKSHKQQLKQQQQLLSQQQQQIQSKNQQLLQSKHQQQQILQAQQQQQQILQAQQQQQQLKSQQVSQMFLNQQSRSTTSFPLDLLKTHSTPTLVTDSNGNHFLIALTNHCAESQGSETPQGTPQGKASNRIILQRLQSTPTKLPSQSPLQLSSSDTQSKPKTQPGLVKQPTRKGQKAGLQVSTNHSPGVALSFSAPPNLQPFFPNDDSSPSEKDASPSPPAQTEDLSPGLDHEPLFSPPSPKQTPSPNPPDDKDNGSTQHMDDLFDILIQTGEISATFKPAPDPSLARLRPNTPSPSRSQAPSPLQLQLHFSPPTPPEPETPKPSPGEEELQAPATIDQDVSNTGSGRLEDFLESTTGKPLLGVEPGGPLTLIDDLHSQMLSTPSILDHTSSPMDTYELSGYTANPPGLNFGDHALDSMDWLDITMGGASNEIAGLAPLGPLGPHTPPSVFSADFLDSSDLQLHWDSCL; this is encoded by the exons ATGCTGGACACCAACCCGACCCTTCACACAGACCCCACCTCTTTTGGGCCCCCTCCAATCAGCAACAGCATGGATAAGCAACGCATACGATTGGAGTTAGAACGCCGGGCTTGTCAGAGCCTGAGGGAAG TGCTCCAGCTCAAACTCCAGCAGAGACGGACCCGTGAGGAGCTGGTCAGCCAGGGGATCATGCCAC cgctGAAAAGTCCAGCTGCCTTCCACGAACAGAGACGAAGTTTAGAGCGAGCGCGG aCTGAAGACTACCTAAAGAGGAAGATCCGAAGTCGACCGGAGAGGTCGGAGCTGGTCAGGATGCACATTCTGGAGG ATCACGTGCCTGATGGTTGTTGGCTGGCTAACccgctgtgtgctgtgtgttcaGAGACGTCGGTGGAACCCTCCCTCCAGGCCAAACAACTGCAGCTGAAGAGGGCCCGTCTGGCTGACGACCTCAACGACAAGATCTCCCACCGGCCCGGCCCCATGGAGCTCATTCACAAGAACATCCTGCCTGTACACAGCAGCATCAAACAGGCCATCATAG agACAGACTTCCCCAAGGTTGCTGGGGAGATATCCTCCTTTGATGAGGACAGTAGTGATACTCTCTCTCCTGAGCAGCCCATTGGTCAGGAGTCTCCGCTGGGCCACGGCCCTCTGCCCTCTCCCCCTGACGCCCTAGCTTGCAACAGCACCCCCACACAGTTTCTCAGTCAGTATCCTCcgccaccccctcctcttcctcccttccatGGGCCCTGCCAACCAGTGAAGTTGAGCAATGGGACAGCAGTTCTGAGAACCGGCCCTGCACTGATCAAG TCACAGCCAAAGCCCACCTCAGAGCGCCCCCCTCAGCGATCCAAGAAGCCCAAGGACAACAAGCCCAAGGTGAGGAAGCTGAAGTACCACCAGTACATCCCCCCGGACCAGAAGGCCGACCACGAGCCGCCCCCTCAGCTGGACTCCACCTACGCCAAGATCCTCCACCAGCAGCAGCTCTTCCTCCAGCTGCAGATCCTCAACCAGCAGCAGCAACACTACAACTACCACACCATCCTTCCTGCACCACccaa acCACTAACAGATCAACCACCTCCCACCAATGGCCCCTCTCCTTCTCCGGCCGTGCCCGCCTCCTCGACATCCTCCTCCAGTCAAAGTGCACCAAGCCGGCAGAATGTCACACATGTAGGAGGGGCCACACCAGGTTCTTTGCCTCCTAACCTGGACGACCTGAAG GTGGCTGAACTGAAGCATGAGCTCAAACTGCGGAGCTTGCCTGTATCAGGCACCAAGAATGACCTCATCGAGCGGTTGAGGAACTACCAGGCTCAGCAGAACagtcgtggtggtggtagtgcaacaactacaacagcagggggtgccacagggtctGGGGCCGGAGTGCCCAAAACCAACCacccaacacaacaacaacaaaaacaactattactactacaacaacagcaACTTTCCCAAACCCAGGCCCTGTCCTCTGTGGTCCACCAATCAGGAGAAGCAGGTGTGGTAACCTTGGCAACCTTCCCGTTCATGACCACTGCTCCACAGCAGATCATGCACTTTGGCAGCACTAGCTCCTCCCCGCCAGTCTCTCCTGCCCCCTCGGACCGCTCGCTAGCTGGGATGAGCCCAGACGAGACGAGCTGTAATGGAGACTCATTTGGGGAGATG GTAAGCTCTCCACTCACCCAGCTaagcctccatccctccccccagCACCTTGGCACTATCAAAGAGGAGTTGAGCGGCTCGGCCCCAACAGCCTGCCAGTTCTCCATGGCTGCTCTGCAGAAACGCTTGCAAGTAGCACCCCCGTCTGTGAACAAGGACCAGATGCTGCAGGAGAAGGACAAGCAGATCGAGGCGCTGACGTGCATGCTAAGACAGAAACAGCGGCTGGTGGAGACCCTGCGCGTCCAGCTGGAACAGGGCAAGAGAGGGGGCCGGGACGCCCCCCCAGAACCCCTGGGCCTTGTCAGGGTGAAGGAAGAGCCCCCAGACATCCCCAGCATCCCCTCCACATTTATCCCTATTGCCCGCTCCCCGACTCCTTCCCAGTGCCACATGGAGGTCACCAAGATGACCATCAAGCAGGAGGTCGGGGATGTAGAAGAGGCCGTGGAGCCGTCCTTGGAAGCCCCACCTCAGCAGGTGCAGCTGGAGCAGATCCAGGCGCAGCAGCGGTCGCAGCTCGAGCAGCTGAAGCTACAGCAGATGCAGCAGATCAACGCGCTGCAGCTGGCACAGCAGCAGGCCTTGCAGCAGCTGCTCCTACAGCAGAACCAGCAGAATCTGCAGAAACACCGCTCACAGCAGAGGAAGAAGAAGTCCCACAAGCAACAGctcaagcagcagcagcagctactgTCCCAACAACAACAGCAGATACAATCAAAGAACCAACAGCTGTTACAGTCAAAGCATCAACAACAGCAGATATTGCaggcacaacaacaacaacagcagataTTGCaggcacaacaacaacaacagcagctgaAGTCACAACAG GTGTCTCAGATGTTCCTCAATCAGCAGTCGCGCTCCACCACTTCCTTCCCCTTGGATCTCCTCAAGACACACTCCACACCTACCCTGGTGACAGACAGCAACGGCAACCATTTCCTCATCGCACTGACCAATCACTGTGCCGAGAGCCAAGGGAGTGAAACGCCACAAGGCACTCCACAGGGCAAAGCATCCAATCGCATCATACTGCAG AGACTGCAGTCAACTCCCACCAAGCTGCCCAGCCAATCCCCTCTTCAGTTGTCCAGCAGTGACACCCAATCAAAACCGAAAACTCAACCAGGCCTCGTGAAACAGCCAACCAGAAAG GGACAGAAGGCGGGGCTGCAGGTGTCAACCAATCACTCCCCAGGGGTCGCGCTCTCCTTCTCTGCCCCGCCCAATCTCCAGCCTTTCTTCCCCAATGATGACTCCTCCCCTTCTGAAAAAGacgcctccccctctcctccagctcaAACG GAGGATTTGAGTCCAGGTCTTGACCATGAACCCCTGTTCAGCCCTCCTTCTCCCAAACAGACGCCCTCCCCTAACCCACCGGATGACAAG GATAATGGATCCACCCAGCATATGGACGACCTCTTCGACATCCTGATTCAGACAGGAG aaATCTCAGCCACCTTCAAACCAGCGCCCGACCCTTCCCTGGCGCGATTGCGCCCCAACACCCCTTCCCCTTCCCGCTCTCaggccccctcccctctccagctTCAACTCCACTTTTCGCCCCCCACCCCTCCCGAACCCGAGACCCCCAAGCCGAGCCCAGGGGAAGAGGAGCTGCAGGCGCCGGCCACCATTGACCAGGACGTAAGCAACACCGGAAGTGGACGTCTGGAGGACTTCCTGGAGAGCACCACGGGCAAACCCCTCCTGGGGGTGGAGCCTGGTGGGCCCCTGACCCTGATTGACGACCTTCACAGTCAAATGCTGAGCACCCCCAGCATCCTGGACCACACATCCTCGCCCATGGACACCTATGAGCTGTCGGGCTACACGGCCAACCCCCCTGGCCTGAACTTCGGAGACCATGCCCTGGACAGCATGGATTGGCTGGATATCACCATGGGAGGGGCGAGCAACGAGATTGCAGGGCTCGCCCCACTGGGTCCCCTGGGCCCCCACACTCCCCCCAGCGTCTTCTCAGCAGACTTTCTGGACAGTTCAGACCTGCAGCTCCACTGGGACTCCTGCTTATAG
- the LOC109898572 gene encoding myocardin-related transcription factor A-like isoform X5: MITSVSAVRRLCGRGRGESQKSMLQLKLQQRRTREELVSQGIMPPLKSPAAFHEQRRSLERARTEDYLKRKIRSRPERSELVRMHILEDHVPDGCWLANPLCAVCSETSVEPSLQAKQLQLKRARLADDLNDKISHRPGPMELIHKNILPVHSSIKQAIIETDFPKVAGEISSFDEDSSDTLSPEQPIGQESPLGHGPLPSPPDALACNSTPTQFLSQYPPPPPPLPPFHGPCQPVKLSNGTAVLRTGPALIKSQPKPTSERPPQRSKKPKDNKPKVRKLKYHQYIPPDQKADHEPPPQLDSTYAKILHQQQLFLQLQILNQQQQHYNYHTILPAPPKPLTDQPPPTNGPSPSPAVPASSTSSSSQSAPSRQNVTHVGGATPGSLPPNLDDLKVAELKHELKLRSLPVSGTKNDLIERLRNYQAQQNSRGGGSATTTTAGGATGSGAGVPKTNHPTQQQQKQLLLLQQQQLSQTQALSSVVHQSGEAGVVTLATFPFMTTAPQQIMHFGSTSSSPPVSPAPSDRSLAGMSPDETSCNGDSFGEMVSSPLTQLSLHPSPQHLGTIKEELSGSAPTACQFSMAALQKRLQVAPPSVNKDQMLQEKDKQIEALTCMLRQKQRLVETLRVQLEQGKRGGRDAPPEPLGLVRVKEEPPDIPSIPSTFIPIARSPTPSQCHMEVTKMTIKQEVGDVEEAVEPSLEAPPQQVQLEQIQAQQRSQLEQLKLQQMQQINALQLAQQQALQQLLLQQNQQNLQKHRSQQRKKKSHKQQLKQQQQLLSQQQQQIQSKNQQLLQSKHQQQQILQAQQQQQQILQAQQQQQQLKSQQVSQMFLNQQSRSTTSFPLDLLKTHSTPTLVTDSNGNHFLIALTNHCAESQGSETPQGTPQGKASNRIILQRLQSTPTKLPSQSPLQLSSSDTQSKPKTQPGLVKQPTRKGQKAGLQVSTNHSPGVALSFSAPPNLQPFFPNDDSSPSEKDASPSPPAQTEDLSPGLDHEPLFSPPSPKQTPSPNPPDDKDNGSTQHMDDLFDILIQTGEISATFKPAPDPSLARLRPNTPSPSRSQAPSPLQLQLHFSPPTPPEPETPKPSPGEEELQAPATIDQDVSNTGSGRLEDFLESTTGKPLLGVEPGGPLTLIDDLHSQMLSTPSILDHTSSPMDTYELSGYTANPPGLNFGDHALDSMDWLDITMGGASNEIAGLAPLGPLGPHTPPSVFSADFLDSSDLQLHWDSCL, translated from the exons ATGATAACCTCTGTATCGGCTGTCAGACGACTctgtgggagggggagaggagagagccagaAGAGCA TGCTCCAGCTCAAACTCCAGCAGAGACGGACCCGTGAGGAGCTGGTCAGCCAGGGGATCATGCCAC cgctGAAAAGTCCAGCTGCCTTCCACGAACAGAGACGAAGTTTAGAGCGAGCGCGG aCTGAAGACTACCTAAAGAGGAAGATCCGAAGTCGACCGGAGAGGTCGGAGCTGGTCAGGATGCACATTCTGGAGG ATCACGTGCCTGATGGTTGTTGGCTGGCTAACccgctgtgtgctgtgtgttcaGAGACGTCGGTGGAACCCTCCCTCCAGGCCAAACAACTGCAGCTGAAGAGGGCCCGTCTGGCTGACGACCTCAACGACAAGATCTCCCACCGGCCCGGCCCCATGGAGCTCATTCACAAGAACATCCTGCCTGTACACAGCAGCATCAAACAGGCCATCATAG agACAGACTTCCCCAAGGTTGCTGGGGAGATATCCTCCTTTGATGAGGACAGTAGTGATACTCTCTCTCCTGAGCAGCCCATTGGTCAGGAGTCTCCGCTGGGCCACGGCCCTCTGCCCTCTCCCCCTGACGCCCTAGCTTGCAACAGCACCCCCACACAGTTTCTCAGTCAGTATCCTCcgccaccccctcctcttcctcccttccatGGGCCCTGCCAACCAGTGAAGTTGAGCAATGGGACAGCAGTTCTGAGAACCGGCCCTGCACTGATCAAG TCACAGCCAAAGCCCACCTCAGAGCGCCCCCCTCAGCGATCCAAGAAGCCCAAGGACAACAAGCCCAAGGTGAGGAAGCTGAAGTACCACCAGTACATCCCCCCGGACCAGAAGGCCGACCACGAGCCGCCCCCTCAGCTGGACTCCACCTACGCCAAGATCCTCCACCAGCAGCAGCTCTTCCTCCAGCTGCAGATCCTCAACCAGCAGCAGCAACACTACAACTACCACACCATCCTTCCTGCACCACccaa acCACTAACAGATCAACCACCTCCCACCAATGGCCCCTCTCCTTCTCCGGCCGTGCCCGCCTCCTCGACATCCTCCTCCAGTCAAAGTGCACCAAGCCGGCAGAATGTCACACATGTAGGAGGGGCCACACCAGGTTCTTTGCCTCCTAACCTGGACGACCTGAAG GTGGCTGAACTGAAGCATGAGCTCAAACTGCGGAGCTTGCCTGTATCAGGCACCAAGAATGACCTCATCGAGCGGTTGAGGAACTACCAGGCTCAGCAGAACagtcgtggtggtggtagtgcaacaactacaacagcagggggtgccacagggtctGGGGCCGGAGTGCCCAAAACCAACCacccaacacaacaacaacaaaaacaactattactactacaacaacagcaACTTTCCCAAACCCAGGCCCTGTCCTCTGTGGTCCACCAATCAGGAGAAGCAGGTGTGGTAACCTTGGCAACCTTCCCGTTCATGACCACTGCTCCACAGCAGATCATGCACTTTGGCAGCACTAGCTCCTCCCCGCCAGTCTCTCCTGCCCCCTCGGACCGCTCGCTAGCTGGGATGAGCCCAGACGAGACGAGCTGTAATGGAGACTCATTTGGGGAGATG GTAAGCTCTCCACTCACCCAGCTaagcctccatccctccccccagCACCTTGGCACTATCAAAGAGGAGTTGAGCGGCTCGGCCCCAACAGCCTGCCAGTTCTCCATGGCTGCTCTGCAGAAACGCTTGCAAGTAGCACCCCCGTCTGTGAACAAGGACCAGATGCTGCAGGAGAAGGACAAGCAGATCGAGGCGCTGACGTGCATGCTAAGACAGAAACAGCGGCTGGTGGAGACCCTGCGCGTCCAGCTGGAACAGGGCAAGAGAGGGGGCCGGGACGCCCCCCCAGAACCCCTGGGCCTTGTCAGGGTGAAGGAAGAGCCCCCAGACATCCCCAGCATCCCCTCCACATTTATCCCTATTGCCCGCTCCCCGACTCCTTCCCAGTGCCACATGGAGGTCACCAAGATGACCATCAAGCAGGAGGTCGGGGATGTAGAAGAGGCCGTGGAGCCGTCCTTGGAAGCCCCACCTCAGCAGGTGCAGCTGGAGCAGATCCAGGCGCAGCAGCGGTCGCAGCTCGAGCAGCTGAAGCTACAGCAGATGCAGCAGATCAACGCGCTGCAGCTGGCACAGCAGCAGGCCTTGCAGCAGCTGCTCCTACAGCAGAACCAGCAGAATCTGCAGAAACACCGCTCACAGCAGAGGAAGAAGAAGTCCCACAAGCAACAGctcaagcagcagcagcagctactgTCCCAACAACAACAGCAGATACAATCAAAGAACCAACAGCTGTTACAGTCAAAGCATCAACAACAGCAGATATTGCaggcacaacaacaacaacagcagataTTGCaggcacaacaacaacaacagcagctgaAGTCACAACAG GTGTCTCAGATGTTCCTCAATCAGCAGTCGCGCTCCACCACTTCCTTCCCCTTGGATCTCCTCAAGACACACTCCACACCTACCCTGGTGACAGACAGCAACGGCAACCATTTCCTCATCGCACTGACCAATCACTGTGCCGAGAGCCAAGGGAGTGAAACGCCACAAGGCACTCCACAGGGCAAAGCATCCAATCGCATCATACTGCAG AGACTGCAGTCAACTCCCACCAAGCTGCCCAGCCAATCCCCTCTTCAGTTGTCCAGCAGTGACACCCAATCAAAACCGAAAACTCAACCAGGCCTCGTGAAACAGCCAACCAGAAAG GGACAGAAGGCGGGGCTGCAGGTGTCAACCAATCACTCCCCAGGGGTCGCGCTCTCCTTCTCTGCCCCGCCCAATCTCCAGCCTTTCTTCCCCAATGATGACTCCTCCCCTTCTGAAAAAGacgcctccccctctcctccagctcaAACG GAGGATTTGAGTCCAGGTCTTGACCATGAACCCCTGTTCAGCCCTCCTTCTCCCAAACAGACGCCCTCCCCTAACCCACCGGATGACAAG GATAATGGATCCACCCAGCATATGGACGACCTCTTCGACATCCTGATTCAGACAGGAG aaATCTCAGCCACCTTCAAACCAGCGCCCGACCCTTCCCTGGCGCGATTGCGCCCCAACACCCCTTCCCCTTCCCGCTCTCaggccccctcccctctccagctTCAACTCCACTTTTCGCCCCCCACCCCTCCCGAACCCGAGACCCCCAAGCCGAGCCCAGGGGAAGAGGAGCTGCAGGCGCCGGCCACCATTGACCAGGACGTAAGCAACACCGGAAGTGGACGTCTGGAGGACTTCCTGGAGAGCACCACGGGCAAACCCCTCCTGGGGGTGGAGCCTGGTGGGCCCCTGACCCTGATTGACGACCTTCACAGTCAAATGCTGAGCACCCCCAGCATCCTGGACCACACATCCTCGCCCATGGACACCTATGAGCTGTCGGGCTACACGGCCAACCCCCCTGGCCTGAACTTCGGAGACCATGCCCTGGACAGCATGGATTGGCTGGATATCACCATGGGAGGGGCGAGCAACGAGATTGCAGGGCTCGCCCCACTGGGTCCCCTGGGCCCCCACACTCCCCCCAGCGTCTTCTCAGCAGACTTTCTGGACAGTTCAGACCTGCAGCTCCACTGGGACTCCTGCTTATAG